A genomic segment from Geitlerinema sp. PCC 7407 encodes:
- the cobT gene encoding nicotinate mononucleotide-dependent phosphoribosyltransferase CobT, whose translation MKRTEVRTPRVYTQPERGAQWLRRFQGKRPLFACVLGFTATGLVPGISAAGKTPRDRERTAIADAEFLHSGPQPSPRYPLPPLTAGASPVLISRAILEGQGIPLALFHAGLPLAPAVPSIDLGGQPAACLSTGQAMPLDQAQRLWQQGLEWGERLATRAEVDYLILGECVVGGTSTALAVLLGLGVQAADKVNSSHVVCNHAQKLALVQEGLGRLPRGLLHPLAIAAAVGDPMQVVVAAMAIAASRHGGVLLAGGTQMLAVFALARAIAQAEALAWEPEQIVVGTTRWVIEDPTGDTVGLAAEVGDVPLVATPLSFAQSRYPQLRAYEQGFVKEGVGAGGCAIAAQLYRGWSPEQILQAVDAIAHRHAHLSNPSSETAPA comes from the coding sequence ATGAAGCGGACTGAGGTGAGGACGCCGCGCGTCTATACCCAGCCCGAACGAGGAGCGCAGTGGCTAAGACGCTTTCAGGGTAAGAGGCCGCTGTTTGCCTGTGTTTTGGGCTTTACGGCGACGGGGCTGGTGCCGGGGATTTCGGCGGCGGGCAAGACGCCGCGCGATCGCGAGCGAACGGCGATCGCCGATGCAGAGTTTCTCCACAGCGGGCCTCAGCCTTCGCCGCGCTACCCGCTGCCGCCCTTGACGGCCGGGGCGTCCCCAGTGCTGATTTCCCGCGCCATCCTCGAGGGCCAGGGAATTCCTTTAGCGCTTTTCCATGCGGGTCTGCCCCTGGCTCCCGCCGTCCCCAGCATTGACCTGGGCGGACAGCCAGCGGCGTGTCTGAGCACCGGTCAGGCCATGCCTCTCGATCAGGCTCAGCGCCTGTGGCAGCAGGGTCTGGAGTGGGGGGAGCGGCTGGCCACCAGGGCCGAGGTTGACTATCTCATCTTGGGAGAGTGCGTCGTGGGGGGCACCTCCACAGCGCTGGCGGTCCTGCTGGGCCTGGGCGTTCAGGCTGCCGACAAGGTCAACAGCAGCCACGTCGTTTGCAATCACGCCCAGAAGCTGGCGCTGGTCCAGGAGGGCTTGGGGCGCTTGCCCCGGGGGCTGCTCCATCCGCTGGCGATCGCGGCGGCGGTGGGCGATCCGATGCAGGTTGTGGTCGCGGCCATGGCGATCGCGGCTAGCCGGCACGGAGGCGTCTTGTTGGCAGGCGGTACCCAAATGCTGGCGGTCTTCGCGCTGGCTCGGGCGATCGCCCAAGCTGAAGCGCTGGCTTGGGAACCCGAGCAAATAGTGGTCGGCACGACTCGCTGGGTCATCGAAGACCCCACCGGGGACACTGTGGGCCTAGCGGCTGAAGTGGGGGACGTGCCGCTGGTGGCCACACCGCTGAGTTTCGCTCAGTCTCGCTATCCACAGCTGCGAGCTTATGAGCAGGGTTTTGTTAAAGAGGGCGTCGGCGCGGGAGGCTGCGCGATCGCCGCTCAGCTGTATCGAGGCTGGTCTCCGGAGCAAATTCTGCAAGCAGTGGACGCGATCGCGCATCGTCATGCCCACCTCAGCAATCCTTCTTCGGAAACCGCACCCGCCTAG
- a CDS encoding PspA/IM30 family protein, whose protein sequence is MGLFDRVMRVIRANLNSLVNQAEDPEKMLEQIVSDMQEDLIHLRQAVAQAIATQKRTERQQSQANATADEWYRRAQLALQQGDDNLAREALTRRQTYKQTADSLQAQLGQQIGVIDKLKKDMLALESKISEAKTKKDLYIARARSAKASERLNSMLDRTNTAGSMAAFERMEEKVLQLEARSEAIAELGTDDVDKRFAALESSTPVEDELQALKKQMLSGQGSGASLPAASESTKAAVDRELEDLRSQIEGS, encoded by the coding sequence ATGGGACTCTTTGACCGGGTCATGCGCGTGATTCGCGCCAATCTCAACAGCCTAGTGAATCAAGCCGAAGATCCAGAGAAGATGCTGGAGCAGATCGTCTCGGACATGCAGGAGGATCTGATTCACTTGCGGCAGGCGGTGGCCCAGGCGATCGCCACCCAAAAGCGCACCGAGCGCCAGCAGTCCCAGGCCAACGCCACCGCCGACGAATGGTACCGCCGCGCCCAGCTCGCCCTACAGCAGGGCGACGACAACCTGGCCCGCGAGGCCCTGACGCGGCGCCAAACCTACAAGCAGACGGCGGACTCCCTCCAGGCCCAGCTCGGCCAGCAGATAGGCGTCATCGACAAGCTCAAAAAGGACATGCTGGCCCTAGAGAGCAAAATCTCTGAGGCGAAAACCAAGAAAGATCTGTACATTGCCCGGGCGCGATCGGCCAAGGCCTCAGAGCGCCTCAACTCGATGCTCGATCGCACCAATACCGCTGGCTCCATGGCGGCCTTTGAGCGGATGGAGGAAAAAGTCTTACAGCTAGAGGCCCGCTCCGAGGCGATCGCAGAGCTAGGCACCGATGATGTGGACAAGCGCTTTGCGGCCCTCGAGAGCAGCACTCCGGTAGAGGACGAGCTACAAGCGCTCAAAAAGCAGATGCTGTCGGGTCAGGGCAGCGGCGCCTCTTTGCCCGCCGCCTCCGAGAGCACCAAGGCCGCTGTAGACCGGGAACTCGAAGACCTGCGATCGCAAATCGAAGGGTCTTAG
- a CDS encoding phycobiliprotein lyase, which translates to MLSFRDFFTACAGTWTTERTYHYMPGGEVERSFTQYEVAPLTWSDKAPILEKAQQAASVLAKVQVNSAKAEAGGQEWPGFSIAFDTVSETGDRVSMKLKALFVPDGDVIEAPNPADLPPLPVAAQVTDSSDAEAGIIRGYYLRDEGYSESGAIAGRFTYQPARQVLEMTTYYRRSVAVDQMRFVAPNLRLRTIVTYQRPEDPAQPPTEVTLIGFGAENRQPADSQA; encoded by the coding sequence ATGCTGAGTTTTCGCGACTTTTTTACCGCTTGCGCCGGAACCTGGACCACCGAGCGCACCTACCACTACATGCCCGGTGGCGAAGTCGAGCGATCGTTCACCCAATACGAGGTCGCTCCCCTCACGTGGTCCGACAAAGCCCCAATTCTGGAGAAGGCCCAGCAGGCAGCGTCCGTCTTGGCCAAAGTCCAGGTCAACAGCGCCAAGGCCGAAGCAGGCGGCCAGGAATGGCCGGGCTTCTCCATTGCCTTTGACACGGTGTCCGAAACGGGCGATCGCGTTTCGATGAAGCTGAAGGCGCTGTTTGTCCCCGATGGCGACGTGATCGAGGCGCCCAATCCGGCGGACCTGCCGCCGCTGCCCGTGGCGGCTCAGGTGACCGACAGCAGCGACGCTGAGGCGGGCATTATTCGCGGCTATTACTTGCGGGATGAGGGCTACTCCGAGTCCGGGGCGATCGCGGGCCGGTTTACCTATCAACCGGCGCGGCAAGTCCTCGAAATGACTACCTACTACCGCCGCTCCGTGGCGGTGGACCAAATGCGCTTTGTCGCGCCCAATCTGCGGCTGCGGACCATCGTGACCTACCAGCGCCCCGAGGATCCGGCCCAGCCGCCCACCGAGGTGACCCTGATCGGCTTTGGGGCCGAAAACCGTCAGCCCGCTGACTCCCAGGCGTAG
- a CDS encoding PspA/IM30 family protein: protein MGLFDRVSRVFRANLNDMVSKAEDPEKMLEQSIIDMQEDLMQLRQAVASAIASQKRTQQQHNQAQTEANNWQQRAQLALQKGDENLAREALVRRKTHTETATTLKTQLDTQATQVDSLKRSLIALESKISEAKTKKDMLKARASAAKANERLQSTINSLNTNSSMAAFERMEEKVLQMEARSQAAAEIASSDLEGKFAALEASSDVDDELASLKRQLTGEPEAAAQLPAAGSSATPPKDNQRYVDAELEALKNQLDQL, encoded by the coding sequence ATGGGACTATTCGATCGAGTTAGCCGCGTGTTTCGAGCCAACCTCAACGACATGGTGAGCAAGGCAGAAGACCCGGAGAAGATGCTGGAGCAGTCCATCATTGACATGCAGGAAGACCTGATGCAGCTCCGTCAGGCCGTGGCCAGTGCGATCGCCAGTCAAAAGCGGACTCAACAGCAACACAACCAGGCCCAGACCGAAGCCAACAACTGGCAGCAGCGGGCACAGCTAGCTCTGCAAAAGGGCGATGAGAACCTGGCGCGCGAAGCCCTCGTGCGCAGGAAAACCCACACCGAAACTGCGACCACCCTCAAGACTCAGCTTGACACGCAGGCTACCCAGGTGGACTCTCTCAAGCGCAGCCTGATTGCCCTAGAGAGCAAGATTTCTGAGGCCAAGACCAAGAAAGACATGCTCAAGGCTCGCGCCAGCGCGGCCAAGGCCAACGAGCGCCTCCAGAGCACCATCAACTCCCTCAACACCAACAGCTCCATGGCCGCCTTCGAGCGCATGGAGGAAAAGGTGCTGCAAATGGAAGCGCGCTCTCAGGCCGCCGCTGAAATCGCCTCCTCTGACCTCGAAGGCAAGTTTGCGGCCCTCGAGGCCTCGAGCGATGTCGATGATGAGCTCGCCTCCCTCAAGCGCCAGCTCACCGGGGAGCCGGAAGCGGCTGCTCAACTGCCAGCGGCTGGATCTTCTGCGACCCCGCCGAAGGATAATCAACGGTATGTGGATGCTGAGCTAGAGGCGCTGAAAAATCAGCTTGACCAGCTCTAA
- a CDS encoding DUF2232 domain-containing protein, with protein MSDSPDPVNGAADPQQSPGAASPEEPTYSTSEEYLRLKAATVAAQSWSGSRARSGDPALAPLRLVETAFLASTASLIWLVNYYFPLGPLLRIFFPTPIALVYLRWGGRAAWMSALVSGLLLSVLMGPTRSVLFVMPYGLLGVLLGFLWQRAATWTTAIALGSILGTFGIFFRLWLLSVLLGDDLWIYLTTQITSLLDWILLKLGLLLQPSLSLVQSVAVVAIVLNSLLYLLVVHIAAWWLLERLGNPIPAPPKWVQILLDYEAD; from the coding sequence ATGAGCGATTCTCCCGACCCAGTCAACGGTGCAGCCGATCCCCAGCAGTCTCCTGGCGCAGCGTCGCCGGAGGAGCCGACCTACAGCACCTCAGAAGAGTACCTTCGGCTCAAAGCAGCCACCGTTGCGGCCCAGTCGTGGTCAGGAAGTCGCGCCCGCTCTGGCGACCCAGCCCTAGCCCCGCTGCGCCTGGTCGAAACTGCTTTTTTGGCCAGCACGGCCAGCTTGATCTGGCTGGTGAACTATTACTTTCCCCTCGGGCCGCTGCTGCGGATTTTTTTCCCGACGCCCATTGCCCTGGTCTATCTGCGCTGGGGCGGCCGTGCGGCCTGGATGTCAGCGTTGGTGTCGGGGCTGCTGCTGTCGGTGCTGATGGGGCCAACGCGCAGCGTTTTGTTTGTGATGCCCTACGGGCTTTTGGGGGTGCTGCTGGGCTTTTTGTGGCAGCGGGCAGCAACCTGGACCACGGCGATCGCCCTGGGCTCGATTTTGGGCACCTTCGGGATTTTCTTTCGCCTGTGGCTCCTGTCGGTGCTGCTGGGAGACGACTTGTGGATTTATTTGACCACCCAGATCACGAGCCTGCTGGACTGGATCTTGCTGAAGCTGGGGCTACTGCTGCAGCCGAGCCTCTCGCTGGTTCAGAGCGTGGCGGTGGTGGCGATCGTGCTCAATAGCCTGCTGTATTTACTCGTCGTCCACATTGCGGCGTGGTGGCTGCTGGAGCGCTTGGGCAACCCGATCCCGGCCCCGCCCAAGTGGGTGCAGATCCTGCTGGACTATGAAGCGGACTGA
- the menB gene encoding 1,4-dihydroxy-2-naphthoyl-CoA synthase, with the protein MQIDWHPVKTYEDILYHKADGIAKITINRPHKRNAFRPKTVFELYDAFVNAREDSRIGVILLTGAGPHTDGKYAFCSGGDQSVRGEAGYLDDEGVPRLNVLDLQRLIRSIPKVVIALVAGYAIGGGHVLHLLCDLTIAADNAIFGQTGPKVGSFDGGFGASYLARIVGQKKAREIWYLCRQYDAQQALEMGLVNCVVPVADLEAEGIRWAQEVLEKSPIAIRCLKSAFNADCDGQAGLQELAGNATMLYYMTEEGSEGKQAFLDKRSPDFRQYPWLP; encoded by the coding sequence ATGCAAATCGACTGGCACCCGGTCAAAACCTACGAAGACATTCTGTATCACAAGGCAGACGGCATCGCCAAAATCACCATCAACCGTCCGCACAAGCGCAACGCCTTCCGGCCCAAAACGGTCTTTGAGCTCTACGACGCCTTTGTCAACGCCCGCGAAGACAGTCGCATCGGCGTGATCCTCCTGACGGGCGCTGGGCCTCACACCGACGGCAAGTACGCCTTTTGCTCCGGCGGAGACCAGAGTGTGCGGGGCGAAGCGGGCTACCTCGACGACGAAGGGGTGCCCCGTCTGAATGTGCTGGATCTCCAGCGCCTCATTCGCTCTATTCCCAAGGTCGTGATCGCCCTAGTTGCTGGCTATGCCATTGGGGGCGGCCACGTTTTGCACCTGCTCTGTGACCTCACGATCGCCGCAGACAACGCGATCTTTGGTCAGACTGGCCCCAAGGTGGGCAGCTTCGACGGTGGCTTTGGGGCCAGTTACCTGGCGCGCATCGTAGGCCAAAAGAAAGCCCGGGAAATCTGGTATCTCTGCCGCCAGTACGACGCTCAGCAAGCCCTGGAGATGGGCCTTGTCAACTGCGTGGTGCCCGTGGCGGACCTGGAAGCGGAGGGAATTCGCTGGGCTCAGGAAGTCCTGGAAAAAAGCCCGATCGCGATTCGCTGCCTCAAGTCTGCCTTCAATGCGGACTGCGATGGGCAGGCGGGTCTCCAGGAGCTGGCCGGCAACGCAACCATGCTCTACTACATGACGGAGGAAGGCTCCGAGGGCAAACAGGCATTTCTCGACAAGCGATCGCCTGACTTCCGGCAATATCCCTGGCTGCCCTAG
- a CDS encoding aldo/keto reductase — protein sequence MRYRRFGKTNLRLSVLSLGTMRCLASPEVAAETVGAAIAAGVNHLETAQGYGESERYLGAALAQRPEARSQLYVTTKVSPTPERATMERAIAVSLERLGLDYIDCLAIHGLNTPEHLAWVTDSEGCMAAVRAAIAAGRVGHVGFSTHGPLELILAAIATEQFSFVSLHYNYFFQRNAAAIAAAAAQDMGVFIISPADKGGQLYTPPPALEALCAPLSPLAFGYRFLLSDPRITTLSVGPASPEELAWPLSAMAEAGDVGAIGDRLEAQLQERLGADRCSQCFACLPCPEEIPIPEVLRLRNLAIAYDMDRFGQYRYQMLENAGHWFPGRRGDRCTDCGDCLPRCPEQLDIPKLLRDAHDRLQGPARRRLWG from the coding sequence ATGCGCTACCGCCGCTTTGGCAAGACGAATTTGCGGCTGTCGGTGCTGTCTTTGGGGACGATGCGCTGCTTGGCGTCGCCGGAGGTGGCGGCGGAGACCGTGGGAGCAGCGATCGCAGCGGGGGTGAATCACCTAGAGACGGCCCAGGGCTACGGCGAGAGCGAGCGCTATCTGGGAGCAGCCTTGGCCCAGAGGCCGGAGGCGCGATCGCAGCTCTACGTCACGACGAAAGTTTCACCAACGCCTGAGAGGGCGACCATGGAGCGGGCGATCGCAGTCTCGCTGGAGCGCCTCGGGCTGGACTACATCGACTGCTTGGCCATCCACGGCCTGAATACGCCGGAGCACCTGGCCTGGGTGACCGATTCCGAGGGCTGTATGGCGGCGGTGCGGGCGGCGATCGCGGCGGGGCGCGTGGGCCATGTGGGGTTTTCGACCCATGGACCGCTGGAGCTGATTTTGGCAGCGATCGCCACGGAGCAGTTTTCCTTTGTCAGCCTGCACTACAACTACTTTTTCCAGCGCAACGCGGCGGCGATCGCGGCGGCGGCAGCCCAGGATATGGGGGTATTTATCATTTCTCCGGCGGACAAAGGGGGCCAGCTCTACACGCCGCCACCGGCCCTCGAAGCGCTGTGTGCGCCGCTGTCGCCCTTGGCCTTTGGCTACCGCTTTTTGCTCAGTGACCCCCGGATCACCACCCTGAGCGTGGGGCCAGCGTCGCCGGAGGAGCTGGCGTGGCCCCTGAGCGCGATGGCGGAGGCTGGGGACGTGGGGGCGATCGGCGATCGCCTCGAAGCCCAGCTGCAAGAGCGCTTGGGGGCCGATCGGTGCAGCCAGTGCTTTGCTTGTCTGCCCTGCCCCGAGGAGATCCCGATTCCGGAGGTGCTGCGCCTGCGCAATCTGGCGATCGCCTACGACATGGACCGCTTTGGCCAGTATCGCTACCAGATGCTGGAGAACGCAGGACACTGGTTTCCGGGCCGCCGGGGCGATCGCTGCACGGACTGCGGCGACTGCCTGCCCCGGTGCCCCGAGCAGCTCGACATTCCGAAGCTGCTGCGAGACGCCCACGATCGCCTCCAGGGACCGGCGCGGCGTCGGCTGTGGGGATAG
- a CDS encoding Crp/Fnr family transcriptional regulator: MDDRHSQRDAQSGSVLIRSAPFFEGIPEAAVEKSTAHVVVRNHPANQVILLENDWGSSVYFILDGWVKIRTYNLDGKEVTLNILGKGEIFGEMAALDEVPRSTDVITLAATTIGNIPAQDFVQLINTEPIAGIRLAQLMGRRLRQVNRRLRLRESDSTSRVVDILLFLADGQGKKTSEGVSIPNLPHRELSSLSGLARETVTRVLSKLEKKGLIYRERDVLCIPDTYAMERLLV, from the coding sequence ATGGACGACCGCCACAGCCAACGCGACGCACAATCTGGCAGCGTACTCATCCGATCTGCCCCCTTCTTTGAAGGGATTCCCGAGGCAGCCGTAGAGAAGTCGACGGCCCATGTGGTCGTTCGCAACCACCCCGCTAACCAAGTCATCTTGCTAGAAAATGACTGGGGCAGCTCGGTTTATTTCATCCTAGATGGCTGGGTCAAAATTCGGACTTACAACCTCGATGGCAAGGAAGTCACGCTGAACATTTTGGGAAAGGGCGAGATTTTTGGGGAGATGGCGGCGCTCGACGAGGTGCCCCGCTCCACGGACGTGATTACCCTGGCAGCGACCACCATCGGCAACATTCCGGCCCAGGACTTCGTGCAGCTCATCAATACGGAGCCGATCGCCGGTATTCGGCTGGCTCAGCTAATGGGCCGTCGCCTGCGCCAGGTCAACCGCCGCCTGCGCCTGCGCGAATCGGACAGCACGTCGCGGGTGGTTGATATTTTGCTGTTTTTGGCAGATGGCCAGGGCAAAAAAACCTCGGAAGGGGTGAGCATCCCCAACTTGCCCCACCGGGAGCTGAGCAGCCTGAGCGGTCTGGCGCGCGAAACCGTCACCCGCGTCCTGAGCAAGCTGGAGAAGAAGGGCTTGATTTATCGTGAGCGGGATGTGCTGTGTATTCCCGACACCTACGCCATGGAGCGGCTGTTGGTCTAG
- a CDS encoding extracellular solute-binding protein, with protein MKRRSFLVGGVALGASQWLTGCAQNPVSLSVRSLKRSIPAQLPGKFRKTLPRSAAFSVEAEAQIADIFRLLQRWKTPQASQRRRWLPIPAFGGSAEQPAQANLVTLGDAWLQPAIQQGLIQPLRPETWQNWASIPEAWRRISQRNEQGLVSPAGSVWGAPYRWGTTVIAYRKDKFERNGLRPPQDWADLWQPGLRGRLSLLDQEREVIGLVLKKLGQSYNVADPTTVTGLVEEARSLHQQVKFYNSTAYLEPLLLGDTWAAVGWSTDVLPLLESQRHLAVVVPQSGTALWADVWVQAAAPASEAVQDLMNEWIDFCWNPAIAGQFSLVSRAVSPIVPSLDRSTLPQSLQDNSILLPPPEVLERCEFLEPLPEAAKQTYTQLWRSLRTA; from the coding sequence ATGAAGCGTCGGTCTTTTTTGGTTGGGGGAGTCGCCCTGGGGGCCAGTCAGTGGCTCACAGGCTGCGCCCAAAATCCGGTCAGCCTTTCGGTCCGCTCTCTCAAGCGATCGATTCCGGCCCAGCTACCGGGCAAATTTCGCAAGACGCTGCCGCGATCGGCTGCCTTTAGCGTCGAGGCCGAAGCCCAGATTGCGGATATCTTTCGCCTGCTCCAGCGCTGGAAAACCCCCCAAGCTTCGCAGCGGCGGCGCTGGCTCCCGATTCCCGCCTTTGGAGGCAGCGCAGAGCAGCCCGCCCAGGCTAACCTGGTGACCCTGGGAGACGCCTGGCTGCAACCGGCGATCCAGCAGGGGCTAATCCAGCCGCTGCGGCCGGAGACCTGGCAAAACTGGGCCTCGATTCCCGAGGCGTGGCGGCGCATCAGCCAGCGCAACGAGCAGGGGCTGGTGTCGCCCGCCGGTTCGGTGTGGGGCGCGCCCTACCGCTGGGGCACGACGGTGATCGCCTACCGCAAGGACAAGTTCGAGCGCAACGGCCTCCGGCCACCCCAGGACTGGGCGGATCTGTGGCAGCCCGGCCTGCGAGGGCGACTGTCGCTGCTGGACCAAGAGCGAGAGGTGATCGGCCTGGTGCTCAAAAAACTGGGCCAGTCCTACAACGTGGCGGACCCGACGACGGTGACGGGCCTGGTGGAGGAGGCGCGATCGCTCCATCAGCAGGTCAAGTTCTACAACTCCACGGCCTATCTGGAGCCCCTGCTGCTGGGAGATACCTGGGCGGCGGTGGGCTGGTCGACCGATGTGCTGCCCCTGCTGGAGAGCCAGCGCCATCTGGCGGTGGTGGTGCCCCAGTCCGGCACGGCCCTGTGGGCGGATGTGTGGGTCCAGGCCGCAGCGCCTGCCTCGGAGGCGGTACAGGACCTGATGAATGAATGGATTGATTTTTGCTGGAATCCGGCGATCGCTGGCCAATTTTCCCTGGTCAGTCGGGCCGTGTCGCCCATCGTGCCCAGCCTCGATCGATCAACGCTGCCCCAGTCGCTCCAGGACAACTCGATCTTGCTGCCGCCCCCCGAGGTCTTGGAGCGCTGCGAATTTTTGGAGCCGCTGCCGGAGGCTGCGAAGCAGACCTACACCCAGCTCTGGCGATCGCTGCGGACCGCCTAG
- a CDS encoding DUF721 domain-containing protein, which translates to MGFDQIHNLLTHLETRSRWHQRQQYQQAVTAWAAIVGPVVAAQTRPVTIYRNVLQVATSSASWAQTLVFERKRILKKLNDQIETPLDDIRFSTAQWRAARAAARRDSTSVTSTLWQGHPSRLPQPLQPASPPADSPQAAYENWAASIQARSRHLPLCPRCQCPAPPGELERWSMCATCAAKEW; encoded by the coding sequence ATGGGTTTTGATCAGATTCACAACCTTTTGACCCATCTCGAAACGCGATCGCGCTGGCACCAGCGACAGCAGTACCAGCAAGCGGTGACCGCGTGGGCCGCGATCGTCGGCCCAGTGGTGGCGGCCCAAACCCGGCCAGTCACCATCTACCGAAATGTCTTGCAAGTCGCGACCTCCAGCGCCAGCTGGGCACAAACCCTCGTCTTCGAGCGAAAGCGCATCCTCAAAAAGCTCAACGACCAGATCGAGACGCCCCTAGACGATATCCGCTTCTCGACGGCCCAGTGGCGCGCCGCCAGAGCTGCCGCGCGCAGAGACAGCACCAGCGTGACGTCGACCCTCTGGCAGGGGCACCCCAGCCGCCTTCCCCAGCCGCTCCAGCCCGCCAGTCCGCCCGCAGACTCACCCCAAGCTGCCTATGAAAACTGGGCCGCCTCGATTCAGGCGCGATCGCGGCACCTGCCCCTGTGCCCCCGCTGCCAGTGCCCAGCACCCCCGGGCGAGCTTGAGCGCTGGTCGATGTGCGCCACCTGCGCCGCCAAGGAGTGGTAG
- the ribE gene encoding riboflavin synthase → MFTGLIQSLGTYQHIGEDALKISCAPETADLILQDLAIGDSVAVDGACLTVETILSQGFVASISPETIQRTTFGAPAEERWVNLETSLRVGSKLGGHFVTGHVDGLGQLEAAVQTARSWELSFRTHSSAIACYVLPKGSIAVNGVSLTIAECDRAGSWFKVAVIPHTYAETNLRYLTPGSWVNLEGDILGKYVEKFLRSRFSGEDASEGDRPEAPWADLTPEFLAEHGYL, encoded by the coding sequence GTGTTTACCGGACTGATTCAATCCCTCGGAACCTATCAGCACATCGGCGAAGACGCCCTAAAAATTTCGTGTGCGCCAGAAACTGCTGATCTGATTTTGCAAGATTTGGCCATCGGCGATAGTGTCGCTGTGGATGGGGCCTGCTTGACGGTTGAGACGATTTTGTCCCAGGGGTTTGTGGCGTCGATTTCGCCGGAGACGATCCAGCGCACGACCTTTGGGGCACCGGCGGAGGAGCGCTGGGTCAACCTAGAAACGTCGCTGCGGGTGGGCAGCAAGCTGGGCGGCCACTTTGTGACGGGGCACGTGGATGGGCTGGGCCAGCTGGAGGCGGCGGTCCAGACGGCGCGATCGTGGGAGCTGAGCTTCAGGACGCACAGCTCGGCGATCGCCTGCTACGTCCTGCCCAAGGGCAGCATTGCGGTCAACGGGGTCAGCCTGACCATTGCGGAGTGCGATCGCGCCGGTAGCTGGTTCAAGGTAGCGGTGATTCCCCACACCTACGCCGAAACCAACTTACGGTATTTGACCCCCGGGAGCTGGGTCAATTTGGAGGGAGACATCCTGGGGAAATACGTAGAGAAATTCTTGCGATCGCGCTTTAGCGGCGAGGATGCCTCAGAGGGCGATCGCCCAGAGGCTCCGTGGGCTGACCTGACTCCCGAGTTTTTGGCAGAGCACGGCTATCTCTAG
- a CDS encoding universal stress protein: MSFHKILVALDFAAFDTAVFEEAVAIAQAMQARLMLLHCLTPDTLTPPRMPIPMEVGLRPSLMDSAYEAYQHQTQERMEGDRHLLQSYCDRALQAGIATEFDQRIGDPGPTICEAARMWDADLVIVGRRGRSGLAEVLLGSVSNYVVHHAQRSVLVVQMLESTQETPASQAAPGTP, translated from the coding sequence ATGAGCTTCCACAAGATTCTGGTTGCGCTTGATTTCGCCGCTTTTGACACGGCAGTTTTTGAGGAGGCGGTGGCGATCGCCCAGGCAATGCAGGCTCGCCTCATGCTGCTGCACTGTCTGACCCCTGATACCCTGACGCCGCCGCGGATGCCCATTCCGATGGAGGTGGGGCTGCGGCCTTCGCTGATGGACAGCGCCTACGAGGCCTATCAGCACCAAACTCAAGAACGGATGGAGGGCGATCGCCACTTGCTCCAGAGCTACTGCGATCGCGCCCTGCAAGCTGGCATCGCCACCGAGTTTGACCAGCGCATCGGCGACCCTGGCCCCACCATCTGCGAAGCCGCTCGCATGTGGGACGCAGACCTCGTCATCGTGGGCCGCCGGGGTCGCAGCGGCTTGGCTGAGGTCCTGCTGGGCAGCGTCAGCAACTACGTCGTTCACCACGCCCAGCGATCGGTGCTGGTGGTCCAGATGCTCGAGTCCACCCAGGAGACTCCTGCGTCCCAGGCCGCGCCTGGAACTCCCTAG
- a CDS encoding bifunctional nuclease family protein, whose product MIEMKVAGIALDAVTRSPIVLLRDSDDRRALPIYVGQDQARAIISALEDQVPPRPLTHDLMVNILEEWDMTLERVIIHSLKDNTFYAILTVRQGEAKKEIDARPSDAIALALRTGSPIWVMEEVIADASIPVDQDADEAERRAFREFLSNLRPEDFSERGRSSSGEAQ is encoded by the coding sequence ATGATTGAAATGAAAGTTGCCGGTATAGCGCTCGATGCGGTTACTCGTAGCCCGATTGTGCTGCTGAGGGACTCCGATGACCGGCGTGCTCTGCCAATCTACGTGGGGCAGGATCAGGCACGGGCCATTATCAGTGCGCTAGAAGACCAGGTGCCGCCGCGGCCGCTGACCCACGACCTCATGGTGAATATTCTTGAGGAGTGGGATATGACGCTGGAGCGGGTGATTATTCACTCTCTCAAGGACAATACGTTTTACGCGATTTTGACAGTGCGCCAAGGGGAGGCCAAGAAGGAGATCGATGCGCGCCCGAGCGATGCGATCGCCTTGGCGCTGCGAACGGGCAGCCCGATTTGGGTGATGGAAGAGGTGATTGCGGACGCGTCGATTCCGGTGGATCAGGACGCGGACGAGGCGGAGCGGCGAGCGTTTCGCGAGTTTCTGTCGAATCTGCGGCCAGAAGATTTTAGTGAGCGGGGCCGCTCGAGCAGCGGCGAAGCGCAGTAG